The DNA window ATATGATATATCTAAAGCTGAAGTGAAGAATCCATCAGTCTCGAAGTTCACTGATCATCTGTGGCATTTGTTTTACAACCAAGAAGGATTCatttataagtttaaaaatcaaTCAGCGTAGCTTTCTTACACAAGAATCTTCCTACTGGAACTTTGGAATATGTCTAGTGGATCCATTAGACGGGTCTCACGTGAAGATATACAACTGGTAAGTTGTTGAACTGGATTTTTGTTGATGACCTATATCATAGATTACCCACTTATGCttgtattttttgttaaaaaatacaaaaaggaaaaacttAAACCATTTAAACTAGGCTATATTAGTGGAACAGCGACTGTGATATATTTTCTGATGCAAAGTTGCAAAATGAAAACAACACAGTGCTTTGTTATAATacatcttttcttttctattccTTGTTTTTCCCTTAAGTGTCCATGTATAATTTATCTTAGTTCTTGTGTGAAATCATTTATTGGGATGTAAAATGTAAGTAGTTGACAAAGTGCAAGGTAACCAAGTGAATTTTCACGACCTTTCTTCATAGTAGCTCTATCTTGGTTTCTCTTGATGTAGTACAGAACTGGGCAACAGGGTTTAGATTCGAGTAGTTTAGTGGAAGTGAAAAAAACGCATAAAAttgaaactaaatgaaaattaaaGATAACTGGAATATCTCGAGGGGCATCATACTTGTTCTTGGCCTCTCACTGAGAATTTTGGCATCTAACCAAACCTTTGGCTTCTCTCCAAAGTAATCCCATCGCAGGATTAGAATTCCAATCTCtggaaaacaaaacttttctaTACATCTACTCTTTGTTATTCTAATTATTGGAATTACAAGGCTATTTATAATGCCTCAACATAGTGACTGCAGCAAAGTAGACCTATTCTAGGAAAGAAATCCTAATACAAAATAGaatacaaaactaaatcaactCTAAAGTTTGACAATTTCTAGGAGTTTGAAATACATTGAGTATTAGAGAGTTAAATATAAGATTAATTATGAATGTTTAACTGTCAAAGCTAAAGTGATGTTTGTTACatttagataaatttatttaatttttttttgttaaatgaacCTCTATATAAAATCCATTTTATCTCCAATATGATATTTGACGTGTATTCCCCACTTCTAACAAGCTCTCCAAATCTGATATGGGATTAGAAATTAGATGCTTTAAAAAGCAAGTCTTAGCATATTGCTAAGTGTGCTAAGTGTGCAAAGTTTATATGCTTAAGAAATTGAACAAGCCAAGTACTGCTTCTGTCATCtcatacataaaataaaaacataagccTAATATAAGACTAATTAAAGCAACTAaccagaaataaaaattaaattattacatGAATAAAATGTGATGAAAAGTTAAAATTGTAATCTCAAGCAAATTGGTCTTTATAAGTTCATCCACTACTTTAGGGAAATTAAAACAATCGTGAAAGAGAGGATCTCTAATTAAGTTGACTAATGGGTTGGAGTCAAGGGAGGATAAAGCAAGTAATGGCTACACGCTTCCTTTGTTCACTCAACTAAATGTAGAAGTTACTATAATTCCTTTTTTTGTTATATCCCTTCATTCAAGTTGAACATGCAAAATGTTTGTCTATTTTCAGGTGCAAAACCTTATCGAGCGATGTCTCCAGCTTTACATGAACCAGAAGGAAGTGGTAGATACTTTACTGGATCAGGCAAAAATAGAGCCTGGTTTCACAGAACTTGGTAAGATGATATCCTATAGTACTCTTTATCGctttctttcttatttgttGTACTTTGTTACCTTCTTGATGTTTTCCTTTAATCtgaaattctttttctttatgtttttttttgtttgtttctccCCTCACTCACAAAGTGTTTTATAACATTCTGCAAGCTGAACATTACACAAAGAATTGGTTTGCTTCTTTTTATGGCCCCCAAAGGCATAACTTATTGAGCATGCCAGAATGGTTTTTCTCTTGGGTATTTTTTCAGCCATTTTGGCTACTTTTGTATAGTGGTTGTGTTCTTCTCAATGGGGCCATCAACTTTTATTGCCTTCTGTTCTGAGTTGGAAGTTTGATCTTCTTGCTTGCAGTGtttctttttattagccaatctGGTGGACTTTGACTTTTTAGTCTTGTATTAGCCATCAAAGTTGCTGTAACTTATAGATCTATTCTTTTTCATTGAGAGATCAGTGGTGATGAGAAACCTAACTTATAATCCTTCGAATCTGAATTTTCTCTGCAGTGATTTCGAAATGATTAATCTCCAATGCAGGAAACTTTATATTCTGAACTGTCccattaatgaatttttttgttgtatAATTATATTGCAATGACTATGAAATGTTAATATCCAATATTAACTTATTTTTAACTATTTCTGCTCTGTGTCAATAGTTAGAGAATTTTTGAGTGATGTTCTCTGTGTTTGTATGCTCATCTTTACATTAATTCCGGCTGCACTTCCAGTTTGGCAGAAACTTGAGGAAGAGAATCGGGAATTCTTCAGGGCGTATTATTTAAGATTGATGGTGAAGCACCAAATAATGGAATATAACAACTTGCTTAAGCAACAGGTGGAATTGATGAGTCAGTTACACTCAAGTGGAGTCACTTCAATATCTAGTTCCAATGGATCTCACATTTCATCAAGTAAGAGTTCTTCTCACTTAGATGGAAATTTTATTATGCTTAAGCTaggggcttttttttttgtatccgTGCAAATGAAGCTTTATAGATTCATGTGGGTTTTGATCTGTCAACATGTCGTTTTGGTTATTTCACAGTAATGGTATGCCTCTTAAAATAAGCAATGTAATAGATCGGAAGAAAGAAAGTAGTGAGGGGCTAATCAGTTTGTATACTTGCTTTGAGATTATTTTTTGGATAATTCACAATTAAATGCTTGATGTAGTTTGCATGAAGACTAgttccccaccccccccccccccccctcttcgTTGGTCTCTCTTTTTACCTTAAACAGCTTTTTGATTAAGTTTTCATTATGCATATAGGAATAATAGTTGCCATTTAGAAATATATCATCACTAAGGTTACAGATTTTTCTCTTAATTAAGTTTTCATTATGCATATAGGAATAATAGTTGCCATTTAGAAATATATCATCACTAAGGTTACAGATTTTTGTCTTAAAAAGTTTTTACAGATTAACAGGACCAAGAGATCTGTTCCCGTAACCTGATTTCATGGTATTTTGTTGCATTTTCAATTTAAGCAGTTAAATTGTAGGGCCTCAGTATAAATAATTCAACCACTTAAATATTTTCTCTTGGTATTACTTAATATGGCAACATTTCTTATGAAATCTATGGATTTAATTCTGTATGAGTAAACAGTGATGCGCACAACCTAAATACCAAGACGTAACGACTACTATTTGTCTCCTTAAAATCTTTTGCCCTTCTACCCTCTCCCATCCTCTAGGCAACTCTTACTCCATATGATCACAtgtttcatttcaatttcttatTCTTGCTTTTAGATGTCATCCATGCTCGAACTGAGGGTATAACAGTGTaataactttgaaaaaaaaatgacaatgtAATACTTTTTCTCACAGTGCGCCAAAACTCAACATGCTATGCACCAGAGCATGTAGGAACAGCGCTGAAGACAGAAAATATACACCACCAAGTTGGTTCTTGCCTACATAATGCTTTTACTAATGGTGGATCTTCATTGCACATCAGTATGCACAATGCTGGTAAAATGTCTGCTCATACCGGTAGGATTGATGTCCAACCAAACATGCTTTCGAACCAGATCTCCAACATAGGTCTGATGCATGGAATGAATGGGGGAATTGTCAAATCAGAAGTTGGATATTCAGGCAGTTCGTACATGTTTAGTGCTGATGGAAACATCCTGGAAACCCGGCCCGCTATTGGAGATGCTTCTGTTGCAGCATTCAATAGCGTAGAGTCCAATTCACAGTCCCTAAATGAATCTCTGCTTGATGCAGACAGTTCATCATTTGGTCTTTTAGGTCAGATTCCTCGAATCTTGAGCTTTTCGGATCTTGCAACTGACTTTTCTCAGAGTTCaggtgctctctctctctctctctctctctctctctctctctctctctctctagaaatttTTATCTAAACACTAACCATGAGAAGTCTTTACGCTAAACATGAGAAATTTCTATCTAATCATCCCTGTTCTAAATGTTTTAGACATACTGGAGAGCTATCCTAGATCACCCTTCTTGGCTACAGATAATAACAACTTCCTGGATTCTCGTGACAGAGAACATCAAGGTGAGGACCTGACATATCTTTCCTTGTTACACTGCAAGGGGCTTTCTGATTTTGATCCGTGACTCTTACAGGGGACAATAACAGATTGGACACCGTCTCAGAAGGTGTAAGTTATGAAGATTTTGGCAGTGAATAGTTATAAAATTCCAAATGTAAGTTAATCACTTGTAtaacttttttgttttctaacaTTTAATATATCTTTGTTTCCTCCAACACATTTTACCTCTTATGTCAAATTGTTTTATGTTGCTGTGTACGTAGAAATTGTGTTTAACATCGATAAGATCTTATTGGATCTCCATTCTGTGGATACATTTGAAGCTCACAGTTTCTCTTTCAGAGGCCATGACAACTTACTACATCAGTAGCTTCACCTTTATACTGAATGTAATTAGAGTAAATGAATCTTAGTTCCATAGCTGTGAACCCGGAAATCACGTTTGCAGAGATGCAAAGTTTTGTAGGCCAagagttttaggtcatataaccGCTGTTAAAATTACTATATGTACTTACATAGGCACTTACTTTCACCTCGGCTTTGTATACAGGTAAAATTTCAACCCTAGGACAGAAGGGCTTGTACATACACCATTTAAGATTTTGTCTGGTGTGTAAAATTCACTGATGGTAGTGAGAATGACAGTTAGGGTGGTTCCTTACAACAAGAGGACATCAACGCTGGAAACTGTTATGGAAATCGTTTTTGTTATCTTGGATATTCTGCTAGCTGCTGCAGGTTTTATATTGAGTTGGTTTTTTTGAGGTATATTTTATCTTGGAAACAAATGTAGTTTGTTTTGATGACGATGATGGTCGTGATGTGATATGTCGCCTATCGCCCtaaaaaaaggaggaaaaggAAAACCAATGCTGCAGTTAGAATTGTTGATAGTTGATAAAGAAATTTGGGTATTGTGGTTGGTTGATCTGATATGGAAATgtagttttgtttttcttttcttggtctgGAAAGAAATGTAGTCTTTTTTTCCGTCAGACGGAAGAAATGTAGTCGAATATAAATCAGTGTTTCGGAAGTGGGCACATAAATGAGGGATGGGCAAACGGGTCCTGAACCTGTGGGTCAGGGTGGGTACATACGGTTCGGGATTTGAAGTTTTTATGTATTGTGTAAATTTGCAGACATGGTgaaattttaagtgtttttaactcaaaaatgtCGTGGTTGCACTTACAAATTGCTTGTGAATAAATTAATTTCGTTGTGGTTTTTAACCCTAAAACCGGTACtgattgtgattaaattaattagcCCTTGGTTTCTATTATTATATGCGGTAGAGATGAGATATTGGTTGAGATTTTTGGTGTATGACTGAGTTTTGAATTTGGCAGCCACCCGTAATCTGGTGTTTGAGTTTCGAATTTGGTTTCCACCAATTTGttcttaacaaaaaaaaagcaattGGACCGGTGGACCCGTCCCGTAAAACGGGCCGGGTTAGGTTCGGTTCCTAAGTTTAGGATTCTTGTACCATCCCGCTTTGCCCCGTTACATTTTAGAACGGGTCTGGTCTGTTCCCTCAAAAATTGGGCCCGGCCCAGCCCCTCGTCCACCCCCCCTAATATAGATTATGTCTAATTGGATTATTAGTCCCAGATGGTATAGTTGGAAGATAGCTCATGTggttaaaaaaatatgatttaGGCTCTTGTGGTTAAGTCGTTAGGATTTaggtccaaaattaaaaatttcaacaattctCTATTAATTACATATTAGGTTAAACAAAACTATTAATTGTTAGCATGTGGGGTTACATGTGAggctaacttttttttttttttcagtcttAGAGGTGAGCCTTTATGTGCAAACAATTAACGTAGAGttgataaaattttcaaatttagcTCTAAATCCTAACAGATTTCACCGTAGgggcttaaatcctaattttttacCATAGGGGTTACCTTCTAACTATCATATCATCACGggaaataataatccaattaagcCTATAAACTATCAAAAATTTGTGTGTAGAATGCATGTGGTTTGAAAGAAGGGATGTTTACATGACTATTGTGTTTGTATTGATTCATTAATGTATGATAAAACGTTCGCATGTTTTGTTGGCAACAATGATAATGATATCGACATTGTTGGCCCCAATTAACCCAGACATTGACCACCAAGCAACTTTGGAAATCCTCCATCAATATCCACACTTATTTGTTCATGTAAGTTGTCCTTTTGAACCAAAATCTAAATAGATAGTTACACTTATGAGATTCATTATGTTTTTTACAAAACATTGTCCCGTTTGAGAAATTACATTAActctttatatataaattaaaaaaaaaaattaaatattactaTAGCCTAGTGAATTCACCCACCCCCATTTCCTGACTAATGGTGATGATGTAAGATGATGATGATCTCTATCAAACAAACATACCACTCCAAATTCATCTTTTTCTTGGATTCTCGAACTCCATTAATTTGAGCATTCAAGGAAAAGTGCTTAAATAAGTAATTTAAACATTAACTTGCTGAGTAAAACGCAAATTAGTGGAaccaacaaattaaaaaagaaagtcATGTCTTTAATAATAACGATATATATGATGTCTTCCTAATTAAGTGTTATTACACATACAGAAAAGGATTAACCGAAGAAAGTTAGGGTTTCACCGTAAAACCAATTGGGAACATGAGAAGTAGTCAAACCTCTTATGAGCCCATACATAATCCATTTTCCCATCAATGtggaattcattctcaacattaACAATGTAATTACAATAAAGAATTACTTCTGTGAAAGACACGCATCATATCGCATCAACCTCGATCAAGGCACATATGTCATCTACATTCACGAGGGCCTCAAAGTTAATAAAATCTGCTGCAGTTTGGTCTTGGTCCATGCCACATTGCAATTGAGGGCATGCTGGTGCTTCTTGTATGCTGGAGTTGTAAAGGTACGTTGACAAGCCTGTACCACTATCCACACCGTTTTGCTGAAGACAGCCTTCTTGCCTAGCATCGGAGTTTGGCTGATGCGGGAGACATGATGCGTTTGCAACGAAATCATCTGGCCGAGCAGCTATACCTAATGACGATGATGAGACCGTAGTCGTTGCCATTGCACCTTGTGTTTCGTTAGTAGTAGCAGTATCGTGGTAAGTCGGTAATGATCTGCTCTTGCTGGTGCTGATTATAATAATGACCAACATAAACACCGAAAACTTCCGAAGACATGGGAGTAACGTTACTATTTCACAGTAGTAGTATTGTGGCTGACCCACAATAGTCACACCACCAGTACTCTTACTAGTACTAGTTGTTAGTGATGGTTCTCAGATacaaaattaggaagaaatggTGATGAAAGCTATGGAGGAATGTACATAAAACTTGAAGAAGAAAAGGGAGAATTTTCGATCATAAATTACAGAGAATATGACTCTACATTGCATTCCATAAAACTCGCGCACACTGAGCATATGAGCTCATACAAGACAAAATATGACCGTtagagaggggagagagtgATACAACTCAAGTATCAATCTCAGCCATTCATCCTATACTATACTGAGATTAGAACACTTATCACTCATCAAGCCCTATGAGACTTAACAAACTAATTACACTTTAATCAAATAAACTTAGCTTATGACCAGCAGCATTACACTAATTAAAACTTGTAATCCTCTTCAAATCAGTTCTTCAATTTACAAATCAACACTCCTCCTGAATTGTGAACTGATTTCACTCCTAACAGTTCTTTGAGATGGCAGAATTGATCTCTAGCTATAGCCTATATGCCAGCCACCTGTTTTTTGGTTGGACAATACCCCAAATCAATGATCTCATTTTGCAAAGCTTCCTTGATAAAGTGATACCTCATTTTGATATGTTTAATCTTTTGGTGAAAAATAGGGTTGTTGGTGATGACAATAGCTGAAGTGGTATCACGATTCAATGATGTTGCCACAATTTGTGTTTCACCAAAATCTTCCAATCCAAATCTCAACCAAGATGTTGTGCCTTCTGTAGCACTAATATACTTTGCCTATGCAGTGAAGAGTGCAACACAATGTTGTTTGACTGAGGACCAAGAAAATACTCCACTTCCAAATGTGAAAGTATACCCAGATGTACTTCTCATATCATTTTTAGATCCACTCCAATCACTGGTCACAGAATCCAAACAGCATTGCTCCTTAACTTTTCTTGTACTCCAAGCCATAATCTAAAGTGTCTTGTATATACCTCAGCACTCGTCTCAGATTTCTAGGTGTTAGAGAGTAGCACACAAAACCAAATACCCTGAGGTGTTTAATCCTAGGTTTTCTTCCATTGTAAGCCTCAAATGGTGTAACATTGTCTAATGCACTTGTAGGACACATGTTCAATAGATAAACAAAAGTGTTGACTGCCCCTCCCTATAGCTTGTAGGGTAGTTCATTTTCATGTAGCATGCTTTTAGCCATTTCCACTATAGTTCCATTCTTCCTTTCTACAACTCCATTTTGCTATGGAGTGTAGGACACATTGAGCTACCTTTCCATCCCAATTGATTCACTAAATGCATTAAATTCAATGGAAGTGAATTCTCCATCCCTATCAGTTCTCAGCTTCTTTAGTAACCACATTGCAGTTCAACCATGGCTCGAAACTTCTTGAATATCCTAAACACTTCTGATTTATTTCTTATAAAGTGGATCCAACActttcttgaataatcatcaatgaATGTGAGGAAGTACCTGCTTCCATTCATGGTTAGAACCTGTATATGTCCACAAACATCTGAATGCACCAATTCAAGTGGTTCTTGTGCTCTCCAAGTAGTTTCCTTAGGGAATGACTATCTGTGATGCTTCCCAAGTACACACCCTTGAGACACAGCTTCACTATCTTGGATTTCAAGCAGCCTCAACATGATACCTTGATTTTGCAATAACTTGAGGCTCCTGAAATTTAGACGACCATGTTTTCTGTGCCACATTTTTGCACATTCTTGCACACTAGTACTCAATACAAGCTCCTTGTTTGTACTGAAGATCAAAGGAAAACATCTATTCCTCTTTTGTTTCACATTGACTACCAGATTACTTAGAGACTTGTCATCAAACATATCCACTCTATAGTctccaaacaaaagaaaataaccaTGCTTAGTCATCTGGCCTACACTAAGCAAGTTTTCTGCAAGACTAGGTACAAGCATTACTTCCCTTATATATTTCTTGTCTTTCATTGTTTCAATAACCAAAGTTCCTTTCCCTACAACGTCAACCAAAACTCCAGTGCCTACTTGGACTTTGGCTTTCACATTTATGTCAATATCAACAAGTAAATCCTCTTTGGATGTCATATGATTACTGCATCCATTGTCTATGTACCACAAATCATTTGGCTTCTTCACTTCACTAGAGTGATTGGCATATAACAATTACCAGTTTCCTCTACCTAATGAGCAAAATTCACTTGTTGCACAACTTTGTTCAAATTACAATACCTAGCAATATGACCAATCTTATTGCACTTGTGAcatttaactttgtttttaaccCAACATTCTTCATAATGAAGTTTATCACTAACTTTGTTTTTAACCCAACATTCTCCATAATGAAGTTTATCACAAAACTTACATCTATCTCCAGTATTGTTTGCATCATTTTTCACACGAACAATAGCCTCATTGCTCCAATCAGCCTTATTACTCCACTGTTTTCCTATTGGCTTAAAAATCTTCCGATATTTACCATTGTTAGCTTGACCATTAAACTTGTTTGGTTTAGATGCAATGTTCAAGCTAGCAAATGCCTTTTCTGTGCTACTCTCACCATGCCTATCAAGTCTTTGCTCATAACCTTTTAGAAAAGCAACCACATCCTGAGCATTTATGGTCTCCAAATCCTTAGTATTTTCTATCACAGATACAATACTGTCATACAATTTAGGCAAACTAATTAACAGTTTCTCCATTATTTTTTGATTACTCAGATCTTCACCATAGCTTCTCATTTGGttaattaaatcaaatagttTAGCCAAATACACAGAGAATGATTCATCCTCATTTATATGAGTCTATTCAAAATCTCGCTTAAGACTTTGATGTTTCACAGTTCATACTTGTTTATCGCCAACAAATTCTTGTTTCAGAATGTCCCAGGTAGCCTTTGCACTTTCTTGTGTTGCAATCCTCGAGAAAATTTGATCTGAAACTGCGCCTTGGATAATTCCAAGTGCTCTGGCATCCTTGGCTACATTTTCTCCCATCAGCTTTTTCTTGGCTTCTGTGagctcattctccttcttcatcgaaATATCAAAACCCTTTTCAACCAAATTCTAAAGCTCGTGTGATCGAAAAATggttttcattttgatttttcagAACTCAAAATTCTCGCCATTGACAATTGGCGCTCTGAGTTCTCCTCTTCCAGATCCAGCCATGTTAGACCACAGATACCTCAAATCACTATATGAGCTTTTGCCTGAATCAAAGCTCAATCATTCACAGATACGATGCCCATAAATTCAAACCCAACTTGattctgaggccatgttagagaTGGTTCTCAAAtacaaaattagaaagaaatggTGATGAAAGCTATACAGAAATGTAAAGAAAActcgaagaagaaaaaagagaattttCGATCAGAAATCATAGAGAATATGACTCTGCATTGCATTCCATAAAACCTTGGCACATTGAGCATATGGGCTCATACAAGACAAAATATGACCGTTAGAGAGACGAGAGAGTAATACAAACACAAGTTTCAATCTTAATCATTCATCCTATACTATACTGAGATTAGAACAATTGTCACTCATCAAGCCCTAT is part of the Malus domestica chromosome 12, GDT2T_hap1 genome and encodes:
- the LOC103449865 gene encoding uncharacterized protein, producing the protein MSSGSIRRVSREDIQLVQNLIERCLQLYMNQKEVVDTLLDQAKIEPGFTELVWQKLEEENREFFRAYYLRLMVKHQIMEYNNLLKQQVELMSQLHSSGVTSISSSNGSHISSMRQNSTCYAPEHVGTALKTENIHHQVGSCLHNAFTNGGSSLHISMHNAGKMSAHTGRIDVQPNMLSNQISNIGLMHGMNGGIVKSEVGYSGSSYMFSADGNILETRPAIGDASVAAFNSVESNSQSLNESLLDADSSSFGLLGQIPRILSFSDLATDFSQSSDILESYPRSPFLATDNNNFLDSRDREHQGDNNRLDTVSEGVSYEDFGSE